The window CCTGTCTTCAGTTTAGAACACTCCTGCACCTGCTACATTGTAACTTTGTATTAACTTTCTGTCAGACTCTAACATCTGATTTGCATTGTCCCTTGCAGCTCTGCACAGTGAGTTATGGAAAAGTGAAGCTCGTCCTGAAACACAACAGGTATACGAGTGATCGGGGCGGGGGAATGCTCACATATATATTGCCTTGTTACTGTCTTAACTTGTCTGGTCAGAAACTCACAGTAACTACTCTAGAAATTAGCATCTTGCCATTCAGattgcatatattttttttcctgaGGCACATTAATGGCACCTCATACACTAGCTATATTTCCAGTTCTTGTCTCAACTCTCACACAGAGCACCCATCTCCAAAAATAGAAGTCGAAAGAAGAGAAGACTCATTGAGCCTATTTTCACTCCTTCCTGCAAACGAATAGACTCTGGTCTAAAGCCTTTGTTTAACTCTCTGCCCCCATTATATGCCTGTGTCTTTCCTAAGTAttcttaaaaaaatgtttttactgtgTTCACCCAACTCGCCTACTTTTTCCCGCACCTTTCCTGTCTTTGTGAAGAAATACTTCTGCGCATTTTGTGCGTTCCACACACCGCTTCGAAGCCTGAACACGTGTCCTGGGACATGGGAGACATGTGGGATACTGTTTTCCCTTTGTGTCTCAACCTTTTCAGCTAGCTATGTGCAGTCATGTCTTCGACTTAATCGGCGCTGTCCTTGTTcacagatactttgttgagagTGCACACCCGGAAGTCATCCAGCAGCTGCTCCAACATCTGGTCATCCGAAACTGCAGGTTGCGGAACGAGGGGGACGAAACCGAGCTCATCACAGAGACCTTTACAAGCAAATCTGCAGTAAGTCCGACCAGCTTGGTGGGTGCATAACCACTTATCAGCCAGACGGGACAAAGCAATGTGTTGTAGGGCTCACAGGCAGTGACGTGGTTAAACAATCATGCCTTTTCCAGGTGTTTGACAATCCCCAACGTATTCACTCCGAGAGTTCCTCGTCTTGCTCCTAACCAGTTTAGTTGCTTTTTGAATTAAGGTTTTTTAATTTTGTTACTAaaacttttttaaatgtttttcggTCATTTATCTACAACAAGGTCTTGTAGGCAAGTGCAATCCTCTAtgccatttaaagcagcagttcaagctgccattttaatttttttcctcctttaatatgtgcatcaatactacccagacaataagtaattagctaagttgccgatcgatcagtgaagattcggctcgggggttcactaaatggctgtcagagcAGCagtagaggaccaaagatgcaaagttctgtggggaagatcatgtgaccatgcagtcactagatacaattggtgcactgctagagaaggcagggctcaaaaaagggatGTGCcgtagcctgtttcagaagaggaaggggatgtgatgatgtaaatggttactatagaaacaaaaaatgcttgttacattataatacattaaaaatgtcatttagagttgTTAAATATTTTcacatagtacaaaactgatttaatttaaaaaacatgtaggatatttcttggtctgcagctttaatattttGGTTACAGTTTTATTGGTTCCAAATGCATTGCAGATGGATgactttttatattttatgtcATGTTGGATTTTGTTATTGTCCCGTAATCCATCTGCGTAATAACTGTTGTATTTTTGGCATCTGAACTCAATGCACAAACATTTCCCCagatttccaaggcaagtgaagGGACCAGCGGTCCCTCAACCTCACAGGTCCCGGAGACACAGAACAAGCTGGATGTCCCTTCCGACTTGTTTGAGTTTTATGAACAGATGGataaggaggaagaggaggaggaagagacacaGACTGTATCATTTGAGGTCAAACAGGTACAATCTGAAGTCTTTCTTGGCAGGTGTTCAGTTGTGCTGCTGTTTTCCAGTTATGGAGTGATTGAGTTGCAAACGagtgtatctctctgtgctccAGGAAACAATTGAAGAACTTCAGAAGCAATGCATCCACCTGGAATACCCATTGCTAGCAGAGTATGACTTCAGGAACGACACTATGAATCCAGACATTAACATTGATCTCAAGCCCACAGCCGTTCTTCGGCCTTACCAAGAGAAGAGCCTGCGGAAGATGTTTGGTAACGGGCGCGCTCGATCTGGCGTTATTGTGCTTCCTTGTGGTGAGTTACTAAGCGCTTCTCATGCACGTGAGCCGCACATTCAGTCATTACATGCAAGATTACACTTTCACATCATGTATTTGGTACAGAATGCTACATTTAGAGATGGCAAGACATTAAAGATGACAACTGAACTGGACATTGAAAAATAGTTTATTTTCTGTCATCACTGGTGACAACATCAAAAGATCCGATATCCTGGAAATTACGACGTGGTtgtacttttaaaaaaaaaattcaactttTAGGGTCAAAAACGCCACAAATGAAATGTTGCAACTTGTTATTATAAAGTAATGCATGTTACCGTTGTTTAAAGCCGCACTCCAGGTtgtagtttatttaaaaaaaaaatattatagggTTGAAGctaggggtctctggagctgacctacGGGGACCCCCTGTCTCTCATCTTCTTGAGGGTGCATGGTATCGCTGCAGTGAGCAGCTCTAATTGGGTTTATTGGGGGCTAACATAGTGGCAGCTTTAAATGTTGCGcgtcttgcgggccaataggaagcagtgacattATCCTACGGCCTTCCTATTGGCACATGACACGTAACCAAACAGCATCCTGGAGAGCAGCTTTAAGCAAACAAACCCTTTGGGCTAATTTATCTTGAAACATTCAGGCTTCCATATTTGTGTAGAAGAAACCTTAATGGTGCTGTAGGTTTGTACACGTGTTTCTCTTCAGCACGATTTAGTCTGTTTATTGTTGGCGACCGCCGTGTTGGGCTTTCACAAGTACTCATTTAGCACTcgcgcttcttttttttttttttctcattgctGGTTTTGTTCACTTACAAAAAGTATTTTATTTGGAGGATTTAAGCCACAAAGCTGACGTCTTGTTTTTTCCCGTTAGGTGCTGGAAAGTCCTTGGTTGGTGTAACTGCTGCCTGTACCTGTCGGAAAAGATGCCTGATACTCGGCAACTCTGCTGTGTCCGTGGAGCAGTGGAAGGCCCAATTTAAAATGTGGTCCACCATCGATGACAGTCAGATCTGTCGGTTCACGTCCGATGCAAAGGACAAGCCAATCGGGTGCTCCATAGCCATCAGCACATATTCTATGCTGGGACACACAACTAAAAGGTCGTGGGAGGCCGAGAGAGTGATGGAGTGGCTCAAAAGTCAGGAGTGGGGTCTGATGATACTGGATGAAGTACACACCATACCAGGTAATGAAGCCCAGTCAAGGAAATGGTCCTGTTTTCAGTGCACTTGTTCCAACATTTTCCTAAAGTTCATCTTCTTACGCTTTACTGTAACTTTACCCTGGGCACTGAGGGCCATGTCTTCTACGCTGTGCTATTCTAGTAGACCCATTACGTGCCTATTCACTTGTCTTGTGGCATAGCACTGTGTAGTCAATATGGACCCAAATGTCACAGACACCCCagtttaaccctgtcactgctgaGAGCTTACTATGTGGCCTTGcctgttttgttttaataaatgcatcTGTTCCTTATATTTACTGCACACAGGCGTGTCGGAGAGCAAGATACTAAAATTGAGTTAAGCATGTGTAGGCTTCTGTGGGTTTTCTGCTTTTTAAGGTTTGTTTCTTGCAAGTAGCAGCACACCAGGAATGAGGCACAAATAAGCAAACCGAGCAGTTTATTCAATCGTAGGCACAACGCACCACGTTTTGGGGATGCTATAACCTCCCTTCGTCAGGTCTGTATTTCTCGTGAGTGACGGGTGCAAACAATGACTCCGAATTCCTCGTTCTTTCAGCTAAAATGTTCCGCCGAGTGCTGACCATCGTGCAGGCGCACTGTAAGCTGGGGCTGACCGCTACACTGGTCCGAGAAGATGATAAAATTGTTGATTTGAATTTTCTGATTGGTCCTAAACTGTATGAAGCCAACTGGATGGAGCTGCAAAACAATGGTTATATTGCGAAGGTTCAGTGTGCAGAGGTGGGTGCTTTTCTACTGCATAATGGTGCAGTGCATTACTTACTGTGGAGTGTAGCCTTTGTATAATGTGATACACTGCAATATATACAGTGACGAGCGTTTGTGAACCCCTCTGGTGTGAAATATGTGATAATCCTAACATGTTAGATCTTAATCCAAGTCCTAATAAtggataaagataacctgatcaaacaaattgcACAAAAATCTGATACTTTTTCGACATTTATCCGCAAATGATTCAACGTTCAATAttcatgtgtgagaaagtatgtgaactgttacattcagtacctggtggcgcccccttgagctgCAATGACTTCAAATAAGCGTGATTCCTGTAACTGCCGGTCAGTCTCGCACGTCGGTCAGTCTCGCACGTCGGGGTGTCTCGCACGTCGGTCAGTCTCGCACGTCGGCTTTTGAGGAATGTTGGCACATTCCTActtttacagaactgcttcaactcagtgacatttgaagtattacttgcatggacagcttgattcaggtcctgccacaacatttcaatagggTTTAGGTACCGACTTTGACTAGGCCCTTCTAAAACTTGGAATTTCTTtcctgcagccattcttttgtagatctgcttgtatgtttaggatcattgtcttgctgcatgacccacttgcGCTTCAGCTCACTggcggatggcctgacattctcctctagaatcttctgctacaatgcagaattcatagtTGTCAATAATGACAGaccatccaggtcctgaggcagcaaagcagccccaaaccatcacactcccaccaccatgcttggaGGTTGGGATGAAGTttttctgttcgaacgcagtgtttggttttcaccaaacaacttttttctcattgaggccaaaaaaaTTCTACCTTTGattcgtctgtccagagaacattgttccagaagtcttgtcggtcatctatgtgctctttggcgaacttcagatgggcagcaatgttcttatTAGAgaacagtggtttcctcctggctatcgttccatgaacaccattcttgttcagtctttttctgataatttggtcatgaacactcacattagccaaggcgagagtggcctgaaGATCCCtgaatgttactctggggttctttgtgtctTCCTGGATTTGGAGAGATTTTGGCAGGACGACCGCGCCTGAGCaaagtgactgtggtcttgaactttctccatttgtagaccaTCTGCCTGACCGTGGATTGGTGGAgcaccaaatccttagaaattattttgtaaccctttctagactgatgagcatcaataattgATTTTCTGCGGTCCTTATAAATTTCTTTTGATCATGACGTTTCcatacacctgtatggtgaagaccaagcTAATAAAATTTCTGCTCTTTATATAggaattatcccctttaattcagctgataaaaccagggtttcacttaccttttcacataccctgactgTTAATTACTCGTTTGTTTGTTTAATTAATACAtccttttgtttcaaaagacatgggattggttaatataaaccatattggatatttaagaaatgaCTGGTTTTGATTTACTAacgttatcatggaaaaacaatGGAATTTCCATCATTCTCATTggtgttcacaaactttttctcgccactgtaataCATATCTCAAACATAAAAGGGTTTACCCCCCACTGCAAGGGTGGCCAATTCCCATtcttcatgggccaccaacaggtcaggttctcaggatatctactgagccactgattgagccacctgtgcttaagcagggatatcctgaaaacctgacctgttggtggcccttaattactgggagttggccacgcctgatCTAGTTTCTCTACCTGTATTTTAAATAAGAAGTCCCCACTTCTTGAACTCTTAAGAGATTTGAGCTGCATCCATTTGACATGGTGGAGGTCACAGATTTTCGGCAGGATGTTTTGCCTGTCATGTGAAAGTATGTAAATTGGTTAGTGGAGAAAGGGGGCGGCCATTGGCAGTATTCCAGTGCCTAGAAAGTAAAGGGGTGGCTTGCACTATTCACACTATTTGAAGCCGCTCATTAACTGGTTAGGTGCTAAAGGGGTGCACCCCTCACATTAAAGGGATTTATAAAACATTTGCATTACAAGTTGTAACGATTTGGGTAAGGCTTTCAGCCGTCTGGAAATTACCTGTGATTTATTCATTTTATGCCATGACTTTCTGTTCATGTAACATCCTTGAGGTGTTATTTACTGTCGTATGCATGGAGTTACACGGAGTAAAATGCACATGTGGCATTGTGACTCCAGTTCCATTTTCTGCCCAATTGACCTCGGCAAATCATGTCTCTGGAAGGAATGGGGTTAAATTGGTAAATTGTGGGGTGCTAAGAATGGGGGTCCATGCGTAAAAAACACCTTGGTTTAGTCATTTATTTCCCCCAAGAGTTATCAATTTACTGCAGTCAACTCGAGCTCTATTcctactttttgttttttttcttcagctGAATACAAAATTGGCCTGTTCTGTCTGCATTGATGTCATTGTGTATACTTTGTTTGATACTCTGTTAAGGGCGCGATGGAGCGCATAATGTCATGCGCGCAAACCTGCACTTAAAaatccgaggcgacggggaggcgtggctgtgacatcacgttagaggttcgccttcattggctgaaccgctcatgtgacctggcCGTTGCGCGGCAATATAAAAAAATTGTCGCGAAAAATCGGCCGCTCTTCATCGCACACGCTGTATGGGCGGTCTCATAGAGGTCTATTGTTTGCGCCGCGCGTTTGCttccactataagcgcggcctagaTTGTGCGCTTTTTTGCATTGGCCCATTTTACCCACTTTGTGCACTAGTCGTTGCACTGCAGACCCATCTAGTCTGGAATAGATTGTGAAGGACCCTTTTTGAAGTCTTTTTTTCCCCATCACAATACGATTTCAGTTTGAGGCCACCATTGCTCCTCCTATATTTGTGCTTTCTTTGGATCCACCAGCAGTCTACAAGTGCAGTTATTGTGCATGCCCAGAACCCACACTGTTAGTGAAAATATTGCCTTGAATCAAACAATGAGTAGACTACTCTGCCAAATAACCTGTATAAAAGCTGCAATGCCATCATTGAGGTTTCTTGTTCTTAAACACTAGAGAAACTGTTGCCTTGGCAAATCATTTTTGTTTAAAGCACTTGTGTTTTACTGGCAAAGAAGGGATTACTTCTGTCTCTTCATGAAGAGGCTTTCCTAGACAACTAGTCTTTTTGTGTAGAAGTTACACTTGTTTCTGAACGGGGTGCATgctgctttctctctcccccccccccccccccttattcctAGGTCTGGTGTCCAATGTCTCCTGAGTTTTACAGAGAATACGTCGCTATCAAAACAAAGAAGCGGATTTTGTTGTACACCATGAACCCGAATAAATTTCGAGCTTGCCAGTTCCTGATTAAGTTCCATGAACGGAGGAATGACAAGATCATTGTGTTTGCAGACAATGTCTTTGCGCTGAAGGATTACGCCATCAGGCTCAACAAGTAAGTGGTGCAGAATAGTGATGAGGAAGGGATCCGATTTCCTGGCACGGGCAGCTGATGCAGTGAGTGTGTTTTGCTCCCTGAATACTTTTAGGTGTGTGTTTGAATGAAGTGCTTGTGCgagtgtgtaaatataaatgcaGATTTTAGTTTTGTATTGGGGGACCGTATATTTTTTAGAGCCTAATCATGTAGATTTGACATAGTAGCCTATTACACATAGACAATAAACGTGTGTTAAATTGTGGAAGTTATGGTATTAACTCTATAATTACATAATATTCTTAATGAATGTGGACATTGCTTTTTGTGTGTGCTCCTCACTGcttccatgtactgtatgtatttaattGTGCAAAACACTTATTACTGGCTGCAAGTCTATATAATTGTAACAATGCCGTTTCATGTCTTGGCTTACTTACGTTCCAACTCTTCACCCACAGATGGGTAATATAGGCGACTTCCACAGAAAACTTCACTTTGAAAAGATAAATGGAAGTTGTTTAGCGGGATATACCCGAGGGGACGCTAGGCCCAAGGGTCGACAGAGCCCATTTTGTTAGAAACGAGGGGTGCCACGTGAAGACAGGGTTGTCAATGGATAATGAGCGGCTCTATATTCGCATCAATTATCCTTGCCCCCCATGTCTTAGCTAGTGCAGTAATAATGTTCCCAATCTGCTATGAAAATTCCATTACAAATACTCGAGTGACTGTCATTTTAATATAGCTCTTTTAATAATGATCAACATTGTGCTGGTTGAGTTCCAGTTTTCAAACTCTGGGGTCACACTTCATCCTTTAATCTTTCTTAAACCTGTCTGAAAGGAGATTAACTAGTGATGCTTCTGGAATGTTATTGGCCGTGTTCATTGTTCCATACGAGCGGTCAAGGAATGAACTTGAGAagactcataacttcccttttaCATATGTACATGGGTCTCTCCATGTAGTGACCCAACACTTCATTCACTTCACCCAGTTGGGAAGAATAAATAAATCGGGAAATCTGTGTTTTAAGATTGGCACATgttcattttaaaagacaatGGTCAATGTGTCTTCCAACACAAATCAAGTTGTGTAAAGGATTGAAAGGACACGTTCCTAGTGGCAAAACAAATGTTATTtaccatttttctttttcttggggaGTAATATGTGTAAAATTCATTCATTTTTAATTTCCAGACCCTATATCTATGGCCCTACATCCCAAGGAGAGAGGATGCAGATTCTACAGAATTTTAAACATAATCCAAAGATCAACACGATTTTTATATCGAAGG is drawn from Ascaphus truei isolate aAscTru1 chromosome 7, aAscTru1.hap1, whole genome shotgun sequence and contains these coding sequences:
- the ERCC3 gene encoding general transcription and DNA repair factor IIH helicase/translocase subunit XPB isoform X1, with protein sequence MTSRYNGRLSHIDKKKSKKRHCDDEEEDEDEGPANELQEAVPSAAGKQVEEAGTKLDEYGAKDYRLQMPLKGDHSSRPLWVAPDGHIFLEAFSPVYKYAQDFLVAISEPVCRPVHVHEYKLTAYSLYAAVSVGLQTSDIIEYLQKLSKTGVPDGIVQFIKLCTVSYGKVKLVLKHNRYFVESAHPEVIQQLLQHLVIRNCRLRNEGDETELITETFTSKSAISKASEGTSGPSTSQVPETQNKLDVPSDLFEFYEQMDKEEEEEEETQTVSFEVKQETIEELQKQCIHLEYPLLAEYDFRNDTMNPDINIDLKPTAVLRPYQEKSLRKMFGNGRARSGVIVLPCGAGKSLVGVTAACTCRKRCLILGNSAVSVEQWKAQFKMWSTIDDSQICRFTSDAKDKPIGCSIAISTYSMLGHTTKRSWEAERVMEWLKSQEWGLMILDEVHTIPAKMFRRVLTIVQAHCKLGLTATLVREDDKIVDLNFLIGPKLYEANWMELQNNGYIAKVQCAEVWCPMSPEFYREYVAIKTKKRILLYTMNPNKFRACQFLIKFHERRNDKIIVFADNVFALKDYAIRLNKPYIYGPTSQGERMQILQNFKHNPKINTIFISKVGDTSFDLPEANVLIQISSHGGSRRQEAQRLGRVLRAKKGMVAEEYNAFFYSLVSQDTQEMAYSTKRQRFLVDQGYSFKVITKLAGMEEEELGFSTKEEQQQLLQKVLAASDLDAEEEIVAGEFGSKSSMHVGRRMGTMSSMSGADDTVYMEYHAPRSKGSAGKHVHPLFKRFRK
- the ERCC3 gene encoding general transcription and DNA repair factor IIH helicase/translocase subunit XPB isoform X2, whose protein sequence is MGRREKADRDKKKSKKRHCDDEEEDEDEGPANELQEAVPSAAGKQVEEAGTKLDEYGAKDYRLQMPLKGDHSSRPLWVAPDGHIFLEAFSPVYKYAQDFLVAISEPVCRPVHVHEYKLTAYSLYAAVSVGLQTSDIIEYLQKLSKTGVPDGIVQFIKLCTVSYGKVKLVLKHNRYFVESAHPEVIQQLLQHLVIRNCRLRNEGDETELITETFTSKSAISKASEGTSGPSTSQVPETQNKLDVPSDLFEFYEQMDKEEEEEEETQTVSFEVKQETIEELQKQCIHLEYPLLAEYDFRNDTMNPDINIDLKPTAVLRPYQEKSLRKMFGNGRARSGVIVLPCGAGKSLVGVTAACTCRKRCLILGNSAVSVEQWKAQFKMWSTIDDSQICRFTSDAKDKPIGCSIAISTYSMLGHTTKRSWEAERVMEWLKSQEWGLMILDEVHTIPAKMFRRVLTIVQAHCKLGLTATLVREDDKIVDLNFLIGPKLYEANWMELQNNGYIAKVQCAEVWCPMSPEFYREYVAIKTKKRILLYTMNPNKFRACQFLIKFHERRNDKIIVFADNVFALKDYAIRLNKPYIYGPTSQGERMQILQNFKHNPKINTIFISKVGDTSFDLPEANVLIQISSHGGSRRQEAQRLGRVLRAKKGMVAEEYNAFFYSLVSQDTQEMAYSTKRQRFLVDQGYSFKVITKLAGMEEEELGFSTKEEQQQLLQKVLAASDLDAEEEIVAGEFGSKSSMHVGRRMGTMSSMSGADDTVYMEYHAPRSKGSAGKHVHPLFKRFRK